The following coding sequences lie in one Saccopteryx bilineata isolate mSacBil1 chromosome X, mSacBil1_pri_phased_curated, whole genome shotgun sequence genomic window:
- the CPXCR1 gene encoding CPX chromosomal region candidate gene 1 protein, whose amino-acid sequence MSYPIKEENDPVDNAPKVSENEAPSDRNTDREPSFAEPNMTSQVESNPMNRELDIPASQEHAVLQPAENNEPDVEKNQKDPEDLKEEKSCRMQISISQKLIFFMSKLWRMASKNKAKLTDTKRKEKFRIVVIPRLRVSRTQLENIIRKHHFGNDMRIYFRRVTFTLTDDGWKYWCPNCGDTFNTLGEFRRHFCNPLGN is encoded by the coding sequence ATGAGTTAtcctattaaagaagaaaatgatccAGTTGATAATGCTCCCAAAGTTTCAGAAAATGAGGCTCCGAGTGACCGTAATACAGATAGAGAGCCTTCATTTGCTGAACCTAATATGACCTCTCAGGTTGAAAGCAACCCAATGAACAGGGAGTTGGATATACCAGCCTCACAAGAACATGCTGTTCTTCAACCAGCAGAAAACAATGAGCCTGATGTGGAGAAGAACCAGAAAGATCCTGAAGATTTAAAAGAAGAGAAGTCCTGTCGGATGCAGATTTCCATTTCTCAAAAATTGATCTTTTTCATGTCAAAATTATGGAGAATGGCATCAAAAAATAAGGCCAAATTAACTGATactaaaaggaaagagaaatttcGCATTGTAGTGATACCCAGGTTACGTGTCTCACGGACCCAATTGGAAAACATAATTAGGAAACACCATTTTGGGAATGACATGAGAATATATTTCAGGAGGGTGACATTCACACTAACTGATGATGGTTGGAAATATTGGTGTCCCAATTGTGGAGATACTTTCAACACTTTGGGTGAATTTAGACGGCATTTTTGCAACCCTCTTGGGAATTAA